agttagtgtttacaccgaccgaccaaccgaaattgctgaaaatgtttaaaaaaatgttgaacacatttaaaaaacatttataattgcccccaagtattaatatccactgtcaaaataatgaaaaaatatgaatatgagtttTTGTTTACACCGACCGACTGAGatatagagtcgcgtttgcacgcgactaaaaacttgATTTGTATGTTATTTCAAATTTACATATAACAGGCTACAGGTGTACTCAGCTTAATTACCTTTACAACAAAAACCAAAGCGCAGCAGAAGAAAAAACAACAAGGCCCTACTAtgtggctgcagtcgcgtgctcaagttagtgtttaccgaccgacaaaccgaccgaaattgctgaacatgttgaaaatgtttaaaaacatttatatatttttaatttacacgtgtgtagcctgtcacatttgacgtgctcgtataacgtaatgttgagttgaaaagtgaatcaaataatgatgatattattaaagaaaggttgtaaaacagaaatcgggcacaAACAGAGTGCatattaacatttaacgcgcagtgcgcgtacacaaatctgcgcactcatggaaattttttaaacgcttaaaattgccaatttggaaaatgttaagcgcgcatATGCATgtgttacatgcgctacgcacgtaattgtattgccatgaTGATTTATGCCTTGAAATTTAGGACTaccaaatttgatttaattgtgattcatgcttctgaagatatgattacaaacatgatttcgttaaatcgtccgtagaccgcgtaatttttgattgcgcaccgtgaaaacaaaACCACATCGATTcatggccataaggaatatactgtgaaaaattgacttagctagatgaaactgatatcaagacaaAGCCAATACAAGTTAGTGCttacagaccgaccgaccgaccgaccaaccaaccaaccgaccgatatAGTGAGCTATaaagtcgcgttgcacgcgactaaaaatgtgtaGCATTATTTTCATTGTATAATTAATCGTTTAGTCTAATCTACTTAGTGTATACAGCAATGTGTATCTATACCCTTTCTACCATACTCATGAAAGAATACAAATCTTTATTTCAGTCTTTTGCAAATTCTTATTGGAGAGGACGATAAATGTATCTACTGCAGTTTATTAGAGGCAGAGCTGACTGTTGCGCAAAGACGGCTCTGGGTGGAACAACCGGCCAACTACTAGAGAGGTCATAATGCAGCGAGTTGTCTATATATACAGAAGTTACTCAACAAACACAAGAGATTGACCATTGAGAATGTAGTTTATCTTgtgtataacattttattttcaaatcatTTCATATTAATTCAGACGTTTAAAAAGTATGCAATTATGTGTCttgaaaatttattttgatcaCGTGGTGCCCATGCAGGTTTCCTTTCATTCGGATCATCAAACGGTCGCTTTCATCCACTATCATCATGCGAAGTTAGACTATGGTTAATTAGGAATTGGGATACACTCTCACATGAATACATTTAGTTTATTCTGTGAAAATACTCAGTTCGCTGCCATGATCATTGGAACGAAACTTGGCTCTGGGTTTTACCACGTTCTCGGAGTACATACATCTTGAGAGTTCAGCaacttaataaattaaatttaaatcattaaaagaGTCTCTGATACTATGACAACTGTTGTATGGTTTGTCTATTGCCTAGGTCCTTTGTAATTTCGACGTAAACTGCTGCTCTGATTTTGAGGTCGTGTCAGGTCTGGTGGTCTTGGTGCTACTTTTGAGGGTTTTGAAATTTTTCCTGTGGCATTTATTGATGGTAATGTCAAATGGGTATCTTCGTCACTGGGAAGACAAGTTTCAATCAGCCGTGGTGGGCTCAGTTGTGGCCTGTTCGTTAGTCGCCCATTTGGTGGTTGCTTCCTCGCAGCTTTCTTGTCTGTTGCTGTCTGACGACCAATGCTATTCGAGGATCGTCTTCCAATAGCAGCATTATCAAGCGATGGCCTACTTCCTGATTGGATGGTTGGAAATAAGTTAGTAGTACGTCCGACGCTTCCATCTGAAAGTTTTTGTATTGTGTCAGAAGTGTAGTGGTTGCCCATCTTTTGACAGCTTGCATTCGTTGGGCTAGAGTTGCCTCTATGGAGTCTTTTAAATAGAGGACTAGATTTACCAGCAAGATCAACCATATCCAGAAGACTTCTTTCGTGATGCTTCTTTCTTTGAGGCTTTCTTGTGTCCTTGATTGAGTCTGCAAAGTGAAATATAAGTTACACTTTTAATTAGGTCTTCTTTAATGTCAATCCATTTAAACTAAAGCATGGTAGACTTGTTTGACTCCATCTCCTACCCCATCAGTGGTAGCCTACATGGTTCTTAGTTGGGAGACATGTGTTTTACCTTCGTGGCGGGAGAATCCTATTTTAGATGACATCAAGTCAGACCCAGAAGCGACATCTGAAGGATGCACATCAAAGATCTGAAAATTCGTGTTTGATCTATATCTACGATCGTCAGATAATCTATATAAGACATGGATTTATAAAACAATGATATGATAAATTATTTCTGTATAAATAACTAATACGgttatgtatgtaggcctatattatactGGCATGTGGTGTACCTAGCTATAAGTATAAAACATTGATAcaaaacatcgtttaaaaaatCTTTCAAAACACATTCTATTTTCTATCTTTAAATGCGATTGAAAATTCATTCAGAATATAATTTAGTAACTTACCGTTTGTTTTTTCGAGAATCCATTACGAATTTTGCTGAAATAATTTCTTTTCGGAGAAACTGTAAGACAGTGCAAGTTTGTTTGCTTTAGGAGTTTGTATGCTGTGTGGTTACTATACTAACGCGATACGTATACAATGACAACAATCGCGCACTGCGCGCGTTACCATGGCCAGATGTAGGAGCATGCGCATTAATGCACTGTAATCTGCTGTGTGGCAGCAAAAAACGACATGAAATTAccgtattaaaaaaaaattgttgattatttcaaatttaaatataataggcTACAGGCGTGGTCAGCTTTACCTTTACAGTAACAAACACCGAAGCAgaagaaaacaacaaaaatgagtagcattattttcattttataatcattcttttattttaataatagatcAGGCACACAGCAGGCTACTTAGTGTATACAGTAGTGTGTATCTATACCCTTTTACCATAATCATGAAAGCATACAAACAAATCTAAATTTCAGTATTTTTAATGATCTCTTTGAttgacaaattttgtaaattattatctgAGGATGGTGTAAATGCATCTACTGCAGTTTAGCGTAGAAGGCTCCTGGCATTTAACTGCTGAAAAAAGACTTCTCTGGGCAGAGCCAACTACTGGAAAGGTTATAATGCAGTGAGTAAATTGTCTATACTAAAAAGTTACTCAACAATCACAAAAGGTTCATCATCTTTTCAGCACTGCAGTAGACTCATTTCACATGttatataaattgaatacaGTATCCAGTAACTCAACAGGCCAATACatgcatgaattttaaatataatatctgattaattgtacataaatcaaatatttgtaacagaaatcaagaaaACATGAAATTCCgctaatatggtcaaatacaaaatttggcaaaattctgccaaaaaaactAGGAAggctttttttcagtagttaggtagttaacataatgtaataacatgtctggtgattccctagaaggtgaaaaaagatagtggatatacggtggataatttttgctatagcatgaaaataaaattctgaagttgaataaaaataccacaaatgtaaaatttaagttatattacctatatttagtcatctgataacattttttaccacaccgtttatttttcatagctttttaaaatgcctctctattttcaaaatgtgtgtacaaaagaatagagattttactgtgtaatttgaactatcctcccactgataagaaagtgctaattttcaaaaagctcgtgtaacacaaataaaatcccaaaaattatgaaacataggggaaactatagatcgataattattagaatgtatgatcaatagaaattgtttgcccacacctggcctttaagaGTGAATGAACAAATTCTGATATGAAATTGTACATAAAGTGGTAGATTTAACATAGAAGAAATAAATGCCAATTCCTGTTGTTTACTTTAATCTACAATcaacaaataatgaaaacataatCTATGgaattacaataatatatttgaataaatgattTATAAGATCTGGTGCACATTAGACATTATTACACATTTGCTTCAAGTAAACTTTAAAAAGATTTTATGTTTCAAACAACAGCTGCAATCCTATAGAATGTAATGAATATTTACCAATGCTTTACATATCAGTGTTGTGTTTGTATAGTCATGAAAGCCTTCACAACACCTATTTATTTGTAAGAATGAAGTTTATTATGCTTGTTGATGCGCTAGAAGGCCCCTTATTTTCCTCCAAGCCACTGATATTGTCTATGCTGAGAAATTTGTTTGTATGCTTTCATTTATACAGCTTTGACGTCCTATCTCGTCCTAATACtactaattattaaattattatcttACATACCAAAGCTCCCAACTCCCAGCAAACAAAATAaggaaaacaaatatttcatctTTATAagtttatttcattaattatatATAGAAAATACCTCTTTGGTTCCAGACCACCAATCCCTCGTGTACCGTCTggagaaaaaaaatagaaagtTAACAATAAATGATTGTATCATTACCTATCCGGCGGAAAATTTTAATGTTTCATACTTTTACATTGTTTATCTAAATAGGCATTGGTGTATTTAAAAAACTGCAGAATTTGTCCTGATATTCTTCAAATTTTCAATAGCTCTTCTACttaaaaaatgcattaatattaaaaagtatattttgaGGTGGTCGAAAACGTAACATACATACATGCATATAACAGGCTACAGGTGTACTCAGCTTAATTAATTACAACAAAAATCAAAGCGTAGcagaagaaaaaaacaagaaGGCCCTACTATGTGGCTGTAGTCGCGttctcaagttagtgtttaccgaccgaccaaccgaccgaaattgctgaacatgtttaaaaatgttgaaaatgtttagaaacatttatattttttaaatttacacgtgcgtagcctgtcacttttgacgtgcccgtataacgtaattttgaattgaaaagtgaatcaaataatgatgatattattaaagaaaggttgtaaaacagaaatcgggcacaAAAAGAGTGCATATTAAcattaacgcgcagtgcgcgtgcacaaatctgcgcactcatggcaatttttttttaactcttaaaattgccaatttagaacattttaagcgcgcatATGCATgtgttacatgcgctacgcacgtaattatATTGccatgatgatttatgccctgaaatttatgagtaccaaatttgatttaattgtgattcatgcttgtgaagttatgattacaaacatgatttcgttaaatcgtccgtagaccgcgtaatttttgattgcgcaccgtgaaaacataacaaCATCGATCCCTGGCCATAAgaaatatactgtgaaaaattgacttagctagatgaaactgatatcaagacaaGGCCTTATACAAGTTAGTgcttaccgaccgaccgatatagtgagctgtagagtcgcgttgttgcacgcgactaaaaatgtgtaGCATTATTTTCATTGTATAATTGTTTAGTCTAATCTACTTAGTGTATACATCAATGTGTATCTATACCCTTTCTACCATAATCATGAAAGAATACAAATCTTTATTTCAGTCTTTTGCAAATTGTTATTGGAGAGGATGATGAATGTATCTACTGCAGTTTATTAGAGGCAGAGCTGACAGTTGCGCAAAGACGGCTCTGGGTGGAACAACCGGCCAACTACCAGAGAGAGGTCATAATGCAGCGAGTTGAattatctatatacaaaaaagttACTCAACAAACACATGAGATTGACCATCGAGAATGTAGTTTATCTTgtgtataacattttattttcaaatcatTTCATATTAATTCAGACGTTTAAAAAGTATGCAATTATGTGTCttgaaaatttattttgatcaCGTGGTTCCCATGCAGGTTTCCTTTCATTCGAATCATCAAACGGTCGCTTTCACCCACTGTCATCATGCGAAGTTAGACTATGGTTAATTAGGAATTGGGATACACTCTCACATTAATACATTTAGTTTATTCTGTGACAGTACTCAGTTCGCTGCCATGATCATTGGAACGAAACATGGCTCTGGGTTTTACCACGTTCTCGGAGTACATACATCTTGAGAGTACAGtaactttaaataaattaaatttaaatcattaaaacagTCTCTGATACTATGAATTCCTATACCACTGTTGTATGGTTTGTCTATTGCCTAGGTCCTTTGTAATTTCGACGTAAACTGCTGCTCTGATTTTGAGGTCGTGTCAGGTCTGGTGGTCTTGGTGCTACTTTTGAGGGTTTTGACATTTTTCCTGTGGCATTTATTGATGGTAATGTCAAATGGGTATCTTCGTCACTGGGAAGACAAGTTTCAATCAGCCGTGGTGGGCTCAGTTGTGGCCTGTTCGTTAGTCGCCCATTTGGTGGTTGCTTCCTCGCAGCTTTCTTGTCTGTTGCTGTCTGACGACCAATGCTATTCGTGGATCGTCTTCCAATAGCAGCATTATCAAGCGATGGCCTACTTCCTGATTGGATGGTTGGAAATAAGTTAGTAGTACATCCGACGCTTCCATCTGAAAGTTTTTGTCTTGTCTCAGAAGTGTAGTGGTTGCCCATCTTTTGACAGCTTGCAGTCGTTGAGCTAGAGTTGCCTCTATGGAGTCTTTTAAATAAAGGACTAGATTTACCAGCAAGATCAACCATATCCAGAAGACTTCTTTCGTGCTGCTTCTTTCTTTGAGGCTTTCTTGTGTCCTTGATTGAGTCTGCAAAGTGAAATATAAGTTACACTTTTAATTAGGTCTTGTTTAATTTCAATCCATTTAAAGCATGGTAGACTGGTTTGACTCCATCTCCTATCCCATCAGTGGTAGCCTATGTGGTTCTTAATTGGGAGACATGTGTTTTACCTTCATGGTTAGAGAATCCTATTTTCGATGACATCAAGTCAGACCCAGAAGCGACATCTGAAGAATGCACATCAAAGATCTGAAAATCCATGTTTGATCTATATCTACGATCGTCAGATAATCTATATAAGACATGGATTTATAAACAATAATGTTGTTCTAAATGATTTCGGTACAAATAACTAAATACGgttatgtatgtaggcctatatattgaATTGGCGTGTGGTGTGTAGGTGTGTGTAGCCTACCtaggctaaaaaaacattgatacAAAAAATCGttcaaaaaatgtttcaaaacacaaatcttttatctatttattaaacATGCGATTGAAATTTCATTTAGACTATAATTTAGTAACTTACCGTTTGTTTTTTCGTGAAGCCATTAGTAAATTATGCTGAAATATTTTCGGAGAAATTGTAAGACAGTGTGGGTAGTAAGCTTGTTTGCTTTTAGACGTTTGTATGCTGTAGTTACTATACTAACGCGATACGTATACGTGGCAACAATCACGCGCTGCGCCCGTTACCATGGCTTGAAGTTAGAGCATGCGCATTAATGCACTGTAATCTGCAGCTGTGATGTGTGGCAAACAAGTATGACATGAACTTACATTGTTATAAATTAACACGACCATTATTATATATGGCTGCAGTTGCGTGCGAAAATTTAAGTTAGTGTCAGACCGACCGACCTACAGACCGATCGACATAGTGAGGTATAGATTTGCGTTTGCACGCGattaaaaatgttgaacaattgttaaaatatttatatttgcctccaagtattaatatcGAGTGtcaaataataaagaaatatgaatatgagttagtgtttaccgaccgactaacagaccgaaattactgaacatgttaaCCGACTAACAgaccgaaattgctgaacaagttaaaaaatgttgaaaacattttttaaacatttatatttgcctccaagtattaatatccagtgtcaaaataacgaaaaaaagatgaagatgagttagtgtttacacCGACCGACCGAGGGGCGACCGACCAACCGAAATTgttgaaaatgataaaaaaaatgttaaacacattttaaaaacatttatatttgccgcgcctccaagtattaatatccactgtcaaaataatgaacaaatatgaatatgagtttGTGTTTACACCGACCGACTGAGatatagagtcgcgtttgcacgcgactaaaaacttgATTTGCATGTTATTCTAAATTTACATATAACAGGCTACAGGTGTGCTAAAAAACCAAAGCGCAACAGAAGAAAAaacaacaaggccatatagatggctgcagtcacgtGCTCAATTTAGTgattaccgaccgaccaaccgaccgacccacccaccaaccgaccgaaattgctgaacatgtttaaaaatgtttaaatctgcgcactcatggcaattttttaaacgcttaaaattgcctgaaacgtactcttatttcatcgaaaataaattttgacaattttcaaaattttaagCGCGAATATGCATGCGTTACaagcgctacgcacgtaattgtattgccatgatgatttatgagtaccaaattttattaaattgtgattcatgcttgtgaagatatgatgtGCAAACATGATTTccttaaatcgtgcgtagacctcGTAATTGTTGATTGCGCActgtgaaaacataacctcatcgattcctggccataaggaatatactgtgaaaaattgacatatagctagattaaactgatatcaaggaCAAGGCCTTATACAAGTTAGTGCTTACCGACCGACCAatatagtgagctgtagagctGTAgagttgcacgcgactaaagtGTAGCATTATTTTCATTGTATAATCGTTTAGTCTAATCTACGTAGTGTATACAGCaatgtgtatatattatacccTTTCTACCATAATCATGAAAGAATACAAATCTTTATTACAGTCTTTTGCAAATTGCTATTCGAGAGGATGATGAATGTATCTACTGCAGTTTATTAGAGGCAGAGCTGACTGTTGCGCAAAGACGGCTCTGGGTGGAACAACCGGCCAACTACATTGTTCAGCGTCGTGAGCGGACGTGTTAAATCTGCCGCTCCTGGATAGTGTTAAGTCATACGATTTTACCTATGGCTACCACTATTATTTGCCTAGCACTGATATGTTTATGCGTTGTGGATGATTATGCGGTTCGAGCCCAATACTTATCATCATATGTTGTCCATCCTAACTCATCTAGTCGCAGCAGAGATTGTTGGTATGAATCACCACTACAATTTCGATCTAGGCCAAGATTGTTACGGCGTACCAAGCATGGCCATTACTCTGCACCGTATAGGAGGTATGATAATTCCACTTCTTCATTTCAAACATCTTACGGGAAATTCTACTTTAACAATCTATACTTATGTGGAGATATTGAAGAAAACCCTGGACCACAAAATGCGCAACATGTTGGAGACGAAGGTATGCGACCCGATGGTTACGTAACCAACTATGCACTTCAAGGTGGcgttaattgtttaaatatcaACGCTCACAGCATTGTAAACAAGTCATTGTGTTTACAATCAGTGCTTGTAACCGAAACAATTGACATCGTTTTCATGACTGAATCATGGCTAGATGGTCATATAAATTCCACTGAAATATTCCCCAGTGAAAGGATCGCAATCGTCATGGAGGTGGTGTTGTTGTTGCGGTACATGAGGATTTGCGTGCGACACCATGTCTTAATTATTCCTGTCCTGGAATCGAGCTAATATGGTGTACAATTGAAAGCAAACACGGGAACATTTTAGCAGGGACACTGTACAGACCTCCGGGTAGCAGAGTGGATTTCTTCGAAAAACTCCAGGAATGTGTCGATCAAGTGTTAGTGGACGCCCATTTGTACAGTTTAATAATTATTGCAGGTGACcttaacattaactttaaaTCTACTGGTACAATTTCAACGGAACAACGAAATATGCAAAACACAGTAGACGTCTTAAATCTAAGGCAATGTGTTAATTTTTACACGCATTACAATAAGAATTCGGCTAATACAATTATCGATCATGTTTACTCTAGTAGTACTGACATGGTAGCTGAAATTCAACCTCACACAGGTGTCGACAGTGATCATGAAGGAGTTTCCTTCAAACTTCGTATCTCAAAGGAGAACATTTCAAGACCAGCGGGTACTTTTTATGATTATTCTAAAATTTGTCCCCAACGTTTTATTGACAAATTCGCAAATATTAACTGGAACTGTGATTCCACTGACGTGAATGAGTTATGGTTAaactttaaatgtaaatttattgcAGCTATTAATGATGTTGTACCCCTAAGGTCGGCCAAAAGGCGCCCTAAAAAACCTTGGATCTCAAGGGAGATTCTTAGTTTAATTAGAAAAAAGAATAGATTTTATAAAGCAGCTATTAGGTCTGTAAATAAGGACAAGTGGGATAGATACAAACGTAGTCGTAATGACTTGaaatctaaaattaaaaaatcatataaaagtTATCTAAAGAACCTTTCCTTAAAAAACGACCATTGTAAACAGTTCTGGTCCTTCGTTAGAAGCTCCAGAGCTAAACCCGGCACTGATACCTTTGTCATTGAGGGTAATCGTGTCAACAACCCAAAGATCATAGCTGAGGCCTTCAATAAAAGATTCTCAGCTAATTTTTCTCATGACTACCCTGACCACCTTTTAAATAATTCTTGTATTTTGCATGCTGGCTGCCCCAAATTCACTGATATCCAAACCACTAGTGCTGAGATATTATCTGTTATTAACAAACTGAAAACAGGTAAATCTCCTGGACCTGATGGAATAACCACAACTATGATTAAAGTTGCTGCTATTTACATAACTGAAccattatgtaaaatatttaatctATCTCTCAGCTCTGGTGTGTTTCCCATTGAAATGAAGGCAGCCAACATCATTCCAATCCATAAGTACAGTCAGGTGACTATAGTGATGTTTCTAATTATAGACCGATTTCCT
The window above is part of the Antedon mediterranea chromosome 10, ecAntMedi1.1, whole genome shotgun sequence genome. Proteins encoded here:
- the LOC140061039 gene encoding uncharacterized protein gives rise to the protein MSSKIGFSRHEDSIKDTRKPQRKKHHERSLLDMVDLAGKSSPLFKRLHRGNSSPTNASCQKMGNHYTSDTIQKLSDGSVGRTTNLFPTIQSGSRPSLDNAAIGRRSSNSIGRQTATDKKAARKQPPNGRLTNRPQLSPPRLIETCLPSDEDTHLTLPSINATGKISKPSKVAPRPPDLTRPQNQSSSLRRNYKGPRQ